The genomic interval AGGGGAACTTGACCGAGTTCTACACCGCAACCGACCTCGAGCAGGCCGGATACGTCCCGTACCGGCTGGCGGAGCTGTTCGGGGAACCCGACATCACCACCAACGAGGACCGCTGGTCACGCGAGACCGTTGAAGCTGTTGAACACGAGGTCCTCGCCCCAGCTGCGCGGGTGGTCTTCGCCGCGTTCGAGCCGCAGCTCGACACCCGTGCAGGGATGATCGCCGCCGATCTGCGGGTGGGGAGGCCGCAGATGGAACAGATGCTCGCGCGCGTGACCGTGCGAGAGTCAGGCAATGGTCGGAATCCCTGACGACGCACCAGGAACTGCCCCGTCAAGAACATCCGTGAGGGCCTTCCGACGCTGTCCGGCTGGATGGACGGAACCTGTCGGTGGTCAGGCCGTGGTGACGATCCGAATCTCGGGATCGGTATCGGCTGCCCGCAGGTAGTGCGGACATCCAACGACTTGGCGGGGCGCCCGGATCGCCTGCCCGTCGGCGGCGAGGTAGAGCCGGTAGGCCAGCTGCCCGTCCCGGTGCTCACCGGTGTCCGGGTCGACGGCGCCGAGGAAATACCCCTGCGCCGCGTCGACATCGGCGAAGATCGCCCGCGCCCACTCGCCCGGCTCGGTGACCGGGAGATACCGCGGTAGGCCCGTTGCGGCGTCGACGATGTGCACGAGCACGGTGACCACGAACCCCGATGCCGCCGGCACCCACTCCCCGGCCGGAACATCGAACATCGTGAGCCACGTGTGGATCCGCAGCTCGATGTTCGTGCCGGTCCGGGCGGGCACGGTGATCACGTGTGGATCCGCCGACGGACCCAGTGCGGTCAATGACGGCAGCACCGGGGGACGCTCGGCGGAGAGGTCGTCGGAGGGAGCGGACACCAGGAAAGACTACGGGTCCACCTGCACAGATCGGCCTGAGCGAGGTGCGCCCCGGTCCTGTGACCGCGACGACCTACGGGGTCACCTGTTCCCCGGTGACGAGGAAGACCACCCGGCGCCCGACCACGACGGTGTGGTCACCGAAGCGTTCGTAGAAACGCCCCAACAAGGTGACATCGACCGCGGCCGGGATGGTGCCGGTCCAGGCCGGATCCTCGATCAGGGTGAGCAGCCGTCGGTGCAGGTCGTCGAGCTCGTCGTCGCGTCTGCCGATCTCGGCGGCCAGTTCCGGATCGTGCGTGCGCAGAACCCGTTCGGCGAGGCCGGCCAACTCGGCCGCCACCCGCCCCATCTGGGAGAGCAATTCCTCCGCCTCACCGGAGGCGACGTGCTCGGGATGGCGGCGGCGGACACTCTCGGCCACATGCTGCACCAGCCCGCCCATCCGGCTCAGATCCGTCACCAGGTGCACACCGGTGACAACCTGACGCAGATCCCGTGCCACCGGGCCCTGCAACGCCAGCAGTGCCATCGCCAGGTCCTCGCACGGACCGCGTAACTCCTCGATCTGTTCGTTGAGGTCGAACACCCGCTCGGCCAGGGGCAGGTCAGCCAGCACCAAGGCGTCGGTCGCCGCCCGGGCAGCATCCCCGGCCAGGTGGCACATCGACGCCAGACGGTCTGTCAGCTCGTCGAGCTGCTCGTGAAACTTCATCCGCATGCGCATCATCCTCCGGCACCCAGCTCACGGGCGTCGATGAGACGCAGCCGGGACGAGACCGCTGACTGCTAGGAATCGGCCGGGACGAGAAACTTCACCGCGACGCTGAAGGCGTATTTTCCTGGGCTGTCCAGTAGGGACTCGATGAGTGCATGGCCATCCTCATCGATACTGAGGATTTTGAACTTCGAGACCCCTTGCGGGTGGAGCATCACCGTGTCGCCAGTTGTCAAACCCGCGCGGGTTCCCGGAGTCTCGGTCATACGACATGCCTAACTCGTACGAATTCGGTGCGCAAGCCACCAAATATTGCTGGGTTCGATGCGGCTCCGACTGCCGCAACGGGCTGCGCCAGATCGCTTTGCCGATAGCGGATCGTCATCCGGGTGTTAGTCGTGTCGCTCGGTGAGGAAGTATCCGAGGGCGAGGACGGGCACCGCAGCCCCGGTCAATGCGGTAACCGTCCATCCGTGGTGGGCGTAGACGAATCCGCCGAGTGCTGAGCCGACTCCGCCCCCGACGAAGAATATGGCCATGTAGAGGCCGTTGAGGCGGGCACGTAGTTGGGGTCCGAGGCTGTAGAGGGCACGTTGTCCGAGCACTACATTGGTCATGACGCCGAAGTCGAGCGGAATTGCCGCACCAACGAGGACTGAGAGCCCGAGGGCGGATCCGGCGGGAACTCGGATCATCGGGTCCTTCCCGGCCTGGGTACCGCCCAGTCCCGCGTACTGGTTGCCGTCCTCGGGCAGCGGTCGAGTACGCGTCCCGCCTCCGCCCGGGCTGGCGTTCCGCGTCGGCGGGAGCGTCGGGCCGGAAACACCGCCGCCGCCGGTCGGGGTGGAAGGTCCGCCGGTGCCGTGATATTCGGCGTCGGAGCGCAGTGATGCGCGATAGTGGCAGGTGTCGGATGGGCGGACTGGTAGGAGAGGATGTCCTGTGTCATTGTCGCTGGCCGCGGTGGCGGACCTGGTCGAGGCGCAGGGCCGCAGCAGCGTCGACCTGTTTTCGCCGCGGGTGCGGTTCCGGAGCGTGGGTCTCAGTGATTTCGACGCGTGCCTGGACTGGTTCGCCGAAGTGACCATGACGGTGGACATCGACGACGCCGACGACGTGGTGGTGGGCTCACTCGACTTCACGGTGATCCGCCTCGGTACCGAGGACCCGATCGCCTTGTGCCTGGACCAGTTCGACGGAGATCACGAGATGCTGGCCGGGTTGTTCGACGGTAATCAACTCGCCAGGCAGGTCGAGGAACAGTACGAGACTCTGGCCGTGATCACCGAGGCAGTCCTGATTCCGAACATCGCGTTCGTCACCGAACCGCTGCGGGGCCACGATCTGGGGGCCTGGTTGGTGGCCGAGACGATTCATCGGATGCTGCCCACCGGGATCGTGCTGATGTGGCCCTACCCGGTGCTCTCCGACCCTGATCCGGATGCGGACCCCGCACAGATCGCGGCGCTCGACTATGCCATCGGCCGGCTCTCGGACCACTTCGGGCGGTGTGGGCTGACACCGGTCGAGTCGGCGCCGTGGGCGCTGGGAATGTCGACCGCCTTCGAGGCTCTTCCGGCGGCACGGGCCCGACTACTCGGTGCGGTCCGGAACACCACGGTGACGCTCTCGCTCGATCAGCTCCGGTCCGCTTCCCCACCACCGGCACCGGACGAGTAAGGGTCCGGTCGGCGGACCGCGTTGACGTCGGCGACGAGTTGGTCAGTACTGCAGGTCGGTGACATCACCGGCGAGGGCGGTTACCTCTCGATTGCCCGGGTGTGCCGGCGACTTCTTTCACAAACTGGGATTCGAGGAACGGTGGTGAGCGATAACCGTCAGCTCGTGGTGCGCCCCCGGATATCGGCGAGCTCGGCGCGCAGTTCCTCGACCCGTTCGCGGCCCGGGCGCGCAGGGATTCGACGAGTTGCTCCTGCTCGACCAACCTTTCGCGGTAGGAGCTTTCCATCGTGCGCAACTGTTCGGCGTGGTCGGCGTTGGCTTCCGCGAGCGCGGTGGCGGACTGCTCCGCCGCCTGCTCGGCGGCCTGGGCGGCGGCATCGGCGTTGATCCGGTCGTCGATCGCGGTGTCGAGCTGATCGCGGAGTTGTTCGATCTCGGCGGCGGCATCGGCCCGGACCTTGTCCGCGGCGACCTGGGCGCGGCGCAGATGCGCATCGACCGCGGCCGGGTCGCCGAGCAGGTTCACCGACTCGGTGATGCGGGTGGCGACGGCGGACAGCCTGTCGGCTTCCTGCCTCAACAGCGGAAGGGACTGGGCCAGGGTTGCCGAGGCCTCGATCGGATCGGTCGGC from Rhodococcus sp. 4CII carries:
- a CDS encoding N-formylglutamate amidohydrolase, with amino-acid sequence MLPSLTALGPSADPHVITVPARTGTNIELRIHTWLTMFDVPAGEWVPAASGFVVTVLVHIVDAATGLPRYLPVTEPGEWARAIFADVDAAQGYFLGAVDPDTGEHRDGQLAYRLYLAADGQAIRAPRQVVGCPHYLRAADTDPEIRIVTTA
- the phoU gene encoding phosphate signaling complex protein PhoU; translation: MRMKFHEQLDELTDRLASMCHLAGDAARAATDALVLADLPLAERVFDLNEQIEELRGPCEDLAMALLALQGPVARDLRQVVTGVHLVTDLSRMGGLVQHVAESVRRRHPEHVASGEAEELLSQMGRVAAELAGLAERVLRTHDPELAAEIGRRDDELDDLHRRLLTLIEDPAWTGTIPAAVDVTLLGRFYERFGDHTVVVGRRVVFLVTGEQVTP